TCAGGATGGCAGTTAGTTCAACGTCTCATCCAGCAGAcaacacctctgacagtgcagagctccctcggTGCTGCACTGGTCATGATAGCACAGATTGTGGCTTGCAGTCTCTGAAGTGAGACTTGAAACCAGTTTCCATTGGAAGAGGGGAGAGTGCAACCAACAAAGCCATGGCTGACACCcgagaaagagagaagagagtgGTGCGAGTATGGCTAAGAAGAGAGGTCCTGTGATTGAATCAACTCTTTTGAGATGGATTTGATTTCAGCAACTTTTCATGAACTTAACCATTGTTGAACATAGATGTTGATAGGGATGGGGCTGTCAGGATTGTTCTGAAGGCTATTTGGATGATGACAGAGAGTTTGTTGAATGCTATACCTAGGTTTGAAAAGACGTGTTTCTGGGCAGTAGGGAAACAAGCTTTTCAAACAGAACCAGAACCTCCTTAACATAAAGTACTCCCAGAGCCATTAGGGGAAGTAGAACTGAGTGTGGTTCAGCGATGGACTGGCAGGTCAGATTAGTGGCAAACCAGGTGCACTGGGAATGAATGCGTTGATTTTACTGACCTTGAGTGTAaatttgcctgtgtgtgtgtgtgttcctgttaTTTTCGTTCTGATTTGAGTTAGCAGTTTGCAGTTTGTATGCTTGCCACCTGCACTCACTGTTGTAGTGCTTAATTGCTCATTAAATAATTGAAGGCCCCTAGGGCCTGAAGATAGTGTGAACTGCTTGATTGAATGTCACTGCTGGACAGCGTGATTACTCACCATTGATTGTAGCTGACTGCTGCATTGTCATGAGGTTTGTTGATTGCTCAGTCTCTGGAACTGATGCTAGACAGGGTTTGAAGCATTTTGTGTCCCAACCTTTGCATAAATTCGCTGCCTTGGAATgtgggagcaggaataggctgttcagcccttcaaatctactccaccattcaacaagattacGGTTGATAATGGTCTTAAGACAAATGTAAACCCTGCTTTCACCACCCTCCTAGCTCTGTGCCCAGTAAGTCagatgtagataataaaatgtgaggctggatgaacacagcaggccaagcagcatctcaggagcacaaaagctgacgtttcgggcctagacccttcatcagagagtctctgatgaagggcctaggcccgaaacgtcagcttttgtgctcctgagatgctgcttggcctgctgtgttcatccagcctcacattttattatcttggaatctccagcatctgcagttcccattaagtCAGATGTAGAGCAGCTTCCTCCTTTTTAAGAGTGAGTGTGCTTATGCACATTCCTCACTCATGTGAGTGTAgcatgccaattttttttttaatcaattcatgagatgtgggcattgctggctgagctaGTATCTGTTGTCCATacccagttgcccttgaggagatggtggtgagccaccttctaaACCACTGCAACCCATGTGTTCCAGGTAGACTcataatgtccttagggagggaatcccaggattccATGAAAAGAATTGCGGTATATTTCCAAAGGGTGGTGAGGCTTAGAAAAGCAGTCGCAGGGGCTGGTGATGCTTCTGTAACAATTAACTTTCTAGATGGCAATAGTCCTGGGTTTGGAGAGTactgtctaaggaaccttggtgagctTCCAGTGTACTTTGTAAATGGGTCACACTGCTGCTGTTGTGCATTGGCGGTGGATTATGTGattgtgatgccagtcaagtgagCTTTCTTTGTGTTGTTGGAGtttcactcatccaagcaaggGGGGGAATGTTCCTTCACACTCCCTGAATTAGGTCTTGTAGatcatggacaggctttgggtatcaggaggtgagttactcactgcaggagtcttaacttctgacctgctgtttgtAGTCATTGTGTTTATATAGCCAGTCCAGTTCAGCTATtggtcagtgataacccccaggatgttaatgaTAGTGGTAATGCCAAAGTTGATGTTAGGTTTTCTGTTGTCTATTGCCTGCACTTGAGTGGCATGAATGTTGCTTACCGtttgtcagcccaaacttgatattgtccagaccttgctgcatctgaacatggactacttcagtatcttgaggagttgtgaatgaatGGTGCTGATCATTGTTCAATAATCAGTCAGTATttcacttctaaccttatgatggagggaagcttGTTGAAACAATTGAAGATGTTTGGTCCGAGGGtaataccctgaggaactcctaacCATATCCCTTTGTGctgggtatgactccagccagcagagagaattcccctgattctcattgacttcaGCCTTGCTTGGGCTTTTTGATGCTATGCTCGGTCAACTGtagcgcagtggttagcactgctgcctcacagcaccagggaccagggttcaattccgtccttgtgcgactgtctgtgttgagtttgcgtattctccctgtgtctgcatgggtttcctctgggtgctccaattacctcccacagtccaaaaatgtgcaggttacgtggaatgGCCATGTGAAGTCCAgtgttacagggttagggtagtgGGGtcggtctggatgggatgctctatgGGGGGTTGGTGTGAATtcaatggcctggttccacactgtagggattatatgatgtCGAGGGCTGTTTCTCACCTGTGCCTCTCCTCTGTTGTTCattcttttatttgtttaaacCAATGCCGTGTTcaggttaggagctgagtggtcctgatgGAACCCAGACTAAGCGTCAGTGCTTCCCAGGTGTAATACCTTATTTTTGCTTCTCTGTTCCCATGAACGAATGTGATGTGCTCTCCCCAAAGTGGCGCCTCACATTATCACCCAATGTACAAGGCGTTAGGTGGGGATGGCCTGCAGATGTCCTTAACCTTTCAGAAGTCGTAAACAGGAAAGAGTCTCTGCACTCCTGTAactcacagtacttcagatggTGACAGTGTATGAAGAGAAGTCTGCTGATCTCCCTTGTCCTGTTCTCTCCTGTAGGCTCTGCTGTTCACACTGTTGATGTTCTCTGGCCTGAGAAGTGTGGGCTTGAGACTGTTCTCCATGGCAACGGAAACCTACGTGTCTGGAACCCACTCTGCAGCCTTCATTACCTGCCCCAACATGGAGGTTGCTAAAGACATTGCTCGGTGAGACTGACTATCCATGGTTTTCCAGTTCTTGTGTTTAAGTTGTGGATGAGTCCATGTACAGGGTTATGCAGCTAGTTTTAAACGCTTTAACCCCTGCCGCCATCCTGACCAGTCAAGGAGCTTCATAGATTCATCCTGCATGGGAAGCCATTCGGTCTTGGGTGTGCCAGCTGTAAGGTAAGTATATAAGGCCTTATTGCAATCTCACACTCTTTCATGGTACCTAGCAATATTTTTTCCCTCAATTgacacagtgggtcagtggttagcactgctgcctcacagtgctggggacctaggttcaattccagcttcaggtgactgtctgtgtagagtttgtacattctccctgtgcctacgTGGGTTTGCTCCCGCAGTCCAGGCAAgtgcagtttaagtggattggccatggtaaattaccccatagtgtccaggaatgtgcaggatagatggattagccattggaaatgtgaGGTTAAAAGGTTAAGGTGggggagctgggtctgggtggcagtgtggacttaatgggctgaacggccGGTTTCCAGACAGGGATTTTATAATTATTGTTCCAAATGCCTGTTGAAAGTTACGATTAAATTCACTTCCACTGCTCTTTCAGTCCGTGCATCCAGAACGCTGCAACTCAGTGGGCCTTTTTTGTTTTCCCCATGTGCTGTTGTAACTTTCTGTCTTGCGTTCAACAAGCCAATCTTTCATGCTGCTATGATCTGTTAGCAGTATGGAGTGGTATTCTGCACCAGCAAGATTAAGCcatcaaaccaaaataaaatgttcagctTCTCTCTGAAATCAGTAATCTGGTGTATGAGTTTCAGTGCTGACATGATGCCAGATACATAGGCTATATGTCCCAATGGCTGGTGGATTGTATGAAACAATAAGCAATCACGTCAGGCAGAGAACTTACGATATTCAACCAGTCTGGGCTTCCAAAGCTCAGAGCTTAGTGTCCGATAttaaatgtgattctgcaatGGAAAATCACTTGCTGAAAAATCCAGACTATTACAAATTACACTAACAATCAATTTTAAGATTAATGTGGTTTATATAAAAGTTGCACATATTCAGACTCAGGGGCCCTGTACTTTGCAAACAGGAAGAATATGATTAGGCATTGCTCCGTGGCAAACTGAATAAAAATGGAGGCAGCCCTTTCCTGGGCTCACTGCATGGCAATACCTTGCTCAATTAGTGTCAGCTTGCCTCGTTTGATTACTCTGTTACGTTTGCATGCACCATGGCAACACCTTTACCTATCACAGTCCACTTTCCAACCAATCAACATCCTCTTCTTGTGCACTTATAATTATTGTTCTCTTTGAGATCTGATATTCTTATGATGGTGTTATGATGCGTGTAAGATAAAAAAACTTCAACAGCACTTTTTTTCTCCATAATACGACTCAATTCTTATGTCACTAAGTAACCATTTAATCCCTACTCCCTGATATATCTTCTCATTTTTCCTGACTCTGAATCCCGCATGCCTCAGTTGGCCATCTTATCCATAGCCCCTTATGGATTCTTTTGATCCTCAGGATTAATCTGTATGACTCCTAGTTCAAAATTACCTGCACCTTTCGACACCCCACTCTCTCTAGTCCTGGACCCAAACCACTGAAATGTTGAGATGACCCGAATAGAATCCTCGAGGTCGTAATTGCCCGCTTCTTACTGGGAAACTGTGTATCCTGCACCCTGTTTCTTTCTTCAGACCCCTTTTTAAAACAGATTTACCCTCACACTGGCAcacccattcccctctctctgaCTCAGTATTGTTTCTGGGGCTTGTTGTGGGAACTGTGGCTTCTACGCTTCAAAAGCACATTACTTGTCTTGAAGCAACACACTCGCTCAACCCACTCCCCAACCAAAAACTAAAACTCTTTGTAGAACATAAATTAAGTCTCTCTTTTATTGGACTTCATATCATACTTTTCAAAGTATGGCAGAGAATTGAAACTCTGGGGCCTACTGCGTTATAAacatgaaacattgaaaataggagcaggggtggccatttggccctttgcacctcctccaccattccatatgatcatggctgatcttcctaTACCCTTCAATCACTTCAGAtataagaactatatctaattccttgttgaaaacattcactgttttggcctcaacaaaTTTCTgttgtagtgaattccacaggcttgtcGCTCTGTGTCTCCACATCTCCGTACTGAATGGCCTACCCGGTAACCTTAAACTATgatcccctggttctggactccctgatcatctttcctgtatttaccctgtctagtcctatcagaattttgtaggtttcaatgaaatcTTCCCCTTTGTTCTTCCAGACTGTGCAACCCTTTTTTTGAAGTGTAGCAATTGCTTGGCAAGAAAAAAGATGCCAGTTTAGAAGTAAACCATTAATTTATTTAGTCAAACAAGCTCTCTTATCCCATTACAAATTGAACTTGGAGCAATTGACTGAAGCAATTCCCACTTTGCGGTGCACAATGAACATTGACATTTCTTGCTCTGTTTGATTCCTCAGGGGTGTTGTACAGAAGAAGCTGGCCGCCTGCGTGAACATTGTCCCACAGATAACGTCTGTGTACGTGAGTCTTTTCATCTGGCATGCAGCTGTTACGGGAGGGATCAGCCTCGGTTCAGCACTTCTACACCACACAATCAAATGGCCTTTCATTCTATTTAGCTCACGTTATCCCTATGACACCACTTCTTTTATCCACTTACCTGATCTAACCTTGAATGACAACCAGGCATCCATTCAAGGCCCTGAGACAAATGATCAGTTAATCAATTTTGGTTGGTTCAGAGGTAGATATTTTCAGGTAGATTAATAGAACTCCCTTGCAGTGGAATAATTCCTCATATGCAGTCAAGAGGTGTGAACATCGCTAGTAGcactagcatttattacccacccctgaCTGCCCATGAGAATGTAATGATGAGCTGCCCTCATCACCCATTACAGTCTGTGGGGCATTAGCactcccacaatgctgttaaacaGGTGCTTTCAAAATGCTGTACCCTGACAATGGATCAGTAGCATGGTGATCGTGGACCAAAGGCCAGAACAAACAATATGGGCCGTGGGTTCAGAATCCCTCAAGGTAGCTGggtaaatttaaattcaatttgtcaGGTTAATCTTGAATAAAAAGCAAGTCTCAGTAGTAGTTACTGTGAAACTACTGAGCATTGCAAAAAACCTGCTTCATTCACTGATGCTCTTTTGGTGAAGGAATCTTCTCGGTcttcacatgtgactccagacccgcagcgaTGTGGGCGATTCCTAACTGATCTCTGAAATGACCTGGTAAGCCACTGAACTGCATTCAAGagggcagttcactaccaccttgaTGTGAATCGAATAGACGCTCACCTGTATAACGTGATTGTCTGAGGAGGATCCAAATATTTGACCCATTCAAGGGATTTACGCAATTCAAGGTGACCCTCCGatacagtgctgcactgtcgctGTTTGAATGAACTCTTCAGCCAAGGTTCCTCTCAGGTGAACGGGAAAGATGATGTGGCATTATTTTCAAGAACAGGAGAGATATCCCTGttgtcctggctaatatttaaCCTTTAATCAAAACTGCAAAAAACAGATTAAAGTAAATTTCTCTGTGCCTTCTGTTTTCACTgtctcccctcactctcccccccactgatCATATTTATGAGTGGTCCTGCCTGCAGGCCTGTACATTCATGTGTTCAGCACCGACCCTCCCCCCGCttagtgcaggttcatagttccttgaaggtggagtcgcaggttgacagggtggtgaagaagctgtttgatacgcttgactttattggtcagtgcattgagtatagaagctgGAATgtcgtgttgtggctgtacaggacattggttaagccacttctggaatactgtgttcaattccagtctcccagCTATAGAAATGATGTtgttaaaacttgaaagggtgaagaaaagattaacaaggatgttgccagggttggagggtttgggctatagggagaggctgaataggctggggctattttttctggagcattggaggctgaggggtgaccttatagatgttcataaaatcataagatgcatggtgaacagccaagatctttcattttccagggtaggggagcccaaaacacgagttataggtttaaggtgagaggggaaagatttaaatgggacctgagcggaactttttcacgcagagggtggtgcacgtatgagctgccagaggaagtggtggaggctggtacaatcacaacatttaaaaggcatctgtatatgaatgggaagggtttagagggatatggggcaaatcctggcaaatgaattagattaatttaagatatcttgTCAGCATGAATGAGCTGAAGATAAcgaggcgtagagctggatgaacacagcaggccgagcaggaaagctggtttCAGGAAGGtgtcaacccttcatcagaagtgggggaagggaagggggttttgaaataaataaggagggggggggggaggcgggtagaagatggatagaggagaagataggtggagaggagacagacatgtcaaagaggcagggatagagccagtaaaggtgagtgtagatggggaggtagggaggaggtagatcagtccagggagtccaggacaggtcaagggggcgggataaggttagtaggtagcaaatgggggtgcggcttgaggtgggaggaggggataggtgagaggaagaacaggttagggaggcagggatgagctgggctggttttgggatgtgggagggggaggggagattttgaagcttgtgaagtctacattgataccattgggctgcagtgttctgtttccaagctgtacaacaCTGTGAATCTAATTCTCCTTGTGTGCCAGATTCAGGGGAGTTTACTTTTTTATCGTCTTTGCCCCGTTCCATCTTGTAGGAGCTTGTTGTGACCAAATTGATTGTCGTCTTTCCTGCATTATAAGTTTGGTTGTCAACTGCTTTGAGACATCCTCAAGTAGTGGAAGATACTccataaatgtgagattattttccattgtggcaatggaggttTAATTTGCATATATGTACATTTGGTTGCACAATTTTTTTAATTTTTCCTTCAGATACGAGTGGAAAGGAAACATTGAGGAAGACAGCGAAATTCTGCTTGTGAGTTTTCAGATTATAACATAAGGTTTGACCAGATCAAGAGTGATTGTGCATAATTACATGGTCCTTGGTGTGTTGTAATATGTCTGTGGGCTTCACAGCAGGAGGTTAGATCTGAGTAAGCCTGGGGAAGTGAAGGAGTGTAGCAGACCGTGtggtcagagagagagtgcatgaaaGGGGACTTTTGAAGGTGTGCTCCAGGAATAGAAGTCTGGGGAGGAGAACTCCATAATGTAAGCCTTGGACCACATTTCCTTGGAGTTAATAAGATTGAAAGGAGATTTCATAGAGGTGGAGATCATGAcataggaagaggagtaggccattcagcttatggAGCCGGCTTCACCATTGAAaattatcatggctgataatccacTTAAATATCTTTTACCCACACCATCCCCTAACTCTTCATACTATCGGTGATCAAAACAATTATCAACCGTTAAGTACTCTCCTCTGGGGTGGTTTCACAaacttgagattttaaaaaaaagtctccctGTCTTGGAGCTAAGTGGTAttcttcttatttttaaattttggttCTTGTTCTCGACTCCTCATCTAGGGGAAACTTGCATCTTGCCTGTCTATTCCCTTGTGCATTTTGTCGGCTTCAATGAGATCGCCTCTAATTCTGCAAAACTTCAGAAGCTACAGGCCCAGTTGTTCCACACTCTCTTCACCAGACAATCCTGGTGACAAATCTGGTGGAACTTTGTTGCATTCTCTCTGTGACAGTCTCTTTCCTgaggtaaagagaccaaaactgcacacaataatccaggTTCAGTCTAACTAAACTCCTATACAGGTTTCAATAAGGAGACATAGAAATAATACTCCTTTCAGCTGATGGTACAGGATTTAAGTTTTTCGGCCAGAAATGCAGGGGATTGTGAATAACCTTTTTTCCACCACGTGTGCCAATAATCTGGAAGTCGTGCCAATAATCTGGAAGTCATACCAATACGGTTCATCGAAGCGGGGGTgtatcaatgatttcaaaaggcatttgagaaTAGTGTACTTGCAGGACTACAGGGTGAAGAGGGGATTGGACTGGACTACTTCAGAGTGAGGTAACATAAACTTGATAGGTGCAAGGCCTCATGTTGTCTTGTAATGGCTCTGTGGATCTGATAACTGAGCTGTGAGTGGTGAGACAACAAAGAGAGGAAGAGGGGAAATTGGGTTGGAGAGGCTGTGACAAGTCCATTGTAGTTGGTAAAGtaagtaaattgtgaagagacCTTACCTAGAGAGCGCAGTGAGGAGGTGGAGTCCTGTCTCTCAGAGAGTGGTCAAAATGAGTCAtatagatgctgtcagggaaaGCTAGACAAACAGACGAGGGAGAAGGAAAtacagggatgcagtgattggGTTAGATGTGGAAAAGTAGGAGGGCTCTCAAGTGGAGCTGAATCACTGGCTTGGCTGAATGATAtatttctggttttatttataATTTTCTGTCTGTTCAGCAAGTGAACAAAAATGAATACTCTAGACAATGTGTTTGTTCTTTAATTGTCTACAGTTCTGACATATTCAGCAGGGCAGGGAATATAGAAATATAATGACAATGGACCAGGCATGTGTTCGCTGAGAAGTGTGATTGCAATTTTAAATATGGTCGAGAGTCAGGCAAAAGATTTGGTCTCTTATCATCCAGTAGTTGTGTTTTGCCAAAAGTGGTGATCAAAATTTGCTGAACTCCAGCTTGTGGAGTCAGGTTAGCTCTGGAGTTGTGGTG
The genomic region above belongs to Stegostoma tigrinum isolate sSteTig4 chromosome 34, sSteTig4.hap1, whole genome shotgun sequence and contains:
- the LOC125446638 gene encoding protein CutA homolog gives rise to the protein MRDFSQLLGSMRLNLKHSPFRATMLALLFTLLMFSGLRSVGLRLFSMATETYVSGTHSAAFITCPNMEVAKDIARGVVQKKLAACVNIVPQITSVYEWKGNIEEDSEILLMIKTRSTKVDDLAAYVRSVHPYEVAEVISVPIDQGNPPYMKWLSDVVPE